From one Phycodurus eques isolate BA_2022a chromosome 19, UOR_Pequ_1.1, whole genome shotgun sequence genomic stretch:
- the LOC133417975 gene encoding inward rectifier potassium channel 16-like isoform X1 — protein sequence MLRFVAERRRGVARMPKSYQSVERGDDATAAETEQSPGSRKRRYVRKEGSCDVVFRHLPEEWLFFVTDIFTTLVEIRWRAMLLIFALSYILSWLFFGILFWVIALAHGDVQDHKTAPCVYKVRSFTAAFLFSLETQTTIGYGTRGMSENCAAAIAAVTVQDVVSCFINTFVIGIAVAKMASAKKRAQTVGFSNCAVVNLRDGHLCLSWRVGDFRRNHLVEGTARAQIVRADAHATGRVDVTYRDLVIQQPDIVLVAPTAICHRIREGSPLYGMSPAELRGSDLEVVVSFTYTDDSTGTLHQTRTSYTRDDILWGHVFQEMIRAGRRRYTVDYVLFNQTAKVPLPAISAEAFRLKRRPRPSPGASPRNCRPDEVPSPP from the exons ATGTTGCGTTTTGTCGCAGAACGTCGCCGAGGTG TCGCCAGGATGCCGAAGTCGTACCAAAGCGTCGAGCGCGGCGACGACGCGACGGCGGCGGAGACGGAGCAGAGTCCCGGGAGCCGGAAGCGGCGCTACGTGCGCAAGGAGGGCAGCTGCGACGTGGTTTTCCGCCACCTTCCCGAGGAGTGGCTCTTCTTCGTCACCGACATCTTCACCACCTTGGTGGAGATCCGCTGGAGGGCGATGCTCCTCATCTTCGCGCTGTCCTACATCCTGTCCTGGCTTTTCTTCGGGATCCTCTTCTGGGTCATCGCGCTGGCCCACGGCGACGTCCAGGACCACAAGACGGCGCCGTGCGTCTACAAGGTGCGCAGCTTCACCGCCGCCTTCCTATTCTCACTGGAGACTCAGACCACCATCGGCTACGGCACCAGAGGGATGTCGGAGAACTGCGCCGCGGCCATCGCGGCGGTGACCGTCCAGGACGTCGTCAGCTGCTTCATCAACACCTTCGTCATCGGCATCGCCGTCGCCAAGATGGCCTCGGCCAAGAAGCGGGCGCAGACGGTGGGCTTCAGCAACTGCGCTGTCGTCAACCTCCGCGACGGCCACCTGTGCCTCTCCTGGCGGGTGGGCGACTTCCGCCGCAACCACCTGGTGGAGGGTACGGCGCGCGCTCAGATCGTGCGCGCCGACGCCCACGCCACCGGCAGGGTGGACGTCACCTACCGGGATCTGGTCATCCAGCAGCCCGACATCGTCCTGGTGGCGCCGACCGCCATCTGCCACCGCATCCGGGAGGGCAGTCCGCTGTACGGGATGAGCCCGGCGGAGCTGCGGGGCTCCGACCTGGAAGTGGTGGTGTCCTTCACGTACACCGACGACAGCACGGGAACGCTGCACCAGACGCGGACGTCCTACACGCGGGACGACATCTTGTGGGGTCACGTCTTCCAGGAGATGATCCGGGCCGGCAGGAGGCGCTACACCGTCGACTACGTGCTCTTCAACCAGACCGCCAAGGTCCCGCTGCCCGCGATCAGCGCCGAGGCCTTTCGGCTCAAGCGGCGGCCGCGGCCCTCGCCGGGGGCTTCGCCGCGCAATTGTCGCCCCGACGAGGTCCCGAGCCCCCCTTAA
- the LOC133417975 gene encoding inward rectifier potassium channel 16-like isoform X2, with the protein MPKSYQSVERGDDATAAETEQSPGSRKRRYVRKEGSCDVVFRHLPEEWLFFVTDIFTTLVEIRWRAMLLIFALSYILSWLFFGILFWVIALAHGDVQDHKTAPCVYKVRSFTAAFLFSLETQTTIGYGTRGMSENCAAAIAAVTVQDVVSCFINTFVIGIAVAKMASAKKRAQTVGFSNCAVVNLRDGHLCLSWRVGDFRRNHLVEGTARAQIVRADAHATGRVDVTYRDLVIQQPDIVLVAPTAICHRIREGSPLYGMSPAELRGSDLEVVVSFTYTDDSTGTLHQTRTSYTRDDILWGHVFQEMIRAGRRRYTVDYVLFNQTAKVPLPAISAEAFRLKRRPRPSPGASPRNCRPDEVPSPP; encoded by the coding sequence ATGCCGAAGTCGTACCAAAGCGTCGAGCGCGGCGACGACGCGACGGCGGCGGAGACGGAGCAGAGTCCCGGGAGCCGGAAGCGGCGCTACGTGCGCAAGGAGGGCAGCTGCGACGTGGTTTTCCGCCACCTTCCCGAGGAGTGGCTCTTCTTCGTCACCGACATCTTCACCACCTTGGTGGAGATCCGCTGGAGGGCGATGCTCCTCATCTTCGCGCTGTCCTACATCCTGTCCTGGCTTTTCTTCGGGATCCTCTTCTGGGTCATCGCGCTGGCCCACGGCGACGTCCAGGACCACAAGACGGCGCCGTGCGTCTACAAGGTGCGCAGCTTCACCGCCGCCTTCCTATTCTCACTGGAGACTCAGACCACCATCGGCTACGGCACCAGAGGGATGTCGGAGAACTGCGCCGCGGCCATCGCGGCGGTGACCGTCCAGGACGTCGTCAGCTGCTTCATCAACACCTTCGTCATCGGCATCGCCGTCGCCAAGATGGCCTCGGCCAAGAAGCGGGCGCAGACGGTGGGCTTCAGCAACTGCGCTGTCGTCAACCTCCGCGACGGCCACCTGTGCCTCTCCTGGCGGGTGGGCGACTTCCGCCGCAACCACCTGGTGGAGGGTACGGCGCGCGCTCAGATCGTGCGCGCCGACGCCCACGCCACCGGCAGGGTGGACGTCACCTACCGGGATCTGGTCATCCAGCAGCCCGACATCGTCCTGGTGGCGCCGACCGCCATCTGCCACCGCATCCGGGAGGGCAGTCCGCTGTACGGGATGAGCCCGGCGGAGCTGCGGGGCTCCGACCTGGAAGTGGTGGTGTCCTTCACGTACACCGACGACAGCACGGGAACGCTGCACCAGACGCGGACGTCCTACACGCGGGACGACATCTTGTGGGGTCACGTCTTCCAGGAGATGATCCGGGCCGGCAGGAGGCGCTACACCGTCGACTACGTGCTCTTCAACCAGACCGCCAAGGTCCCGCTGCCCGCGATCAGCGCCGAGGCCTTTCGGCTCAAGCGGCGGCCGCGGCCCTCGCCGGGGGCTTCGCCGCGCAATTGTCGCCCCGACGAGGTCCCGAGCCCCCCTTAA